CATGTAAAAAAGTTGATATCTCTACGCATCAGTATCGAAAGTGGAAGGCGATCATTAGTAAAAATGTGAGCAAGCCATTAGATGAAATCTACAGACTGCTAGAAGATAAACGTTATGCACCTAACAAGCTTACTGCTCAACAAGAAGAAATTGTAATAAAGTACGCGGAGGAGTTTCCTGATAAAAGTTATCGTGAGATAGCGAAAAATATTGAAGAAGAAGTAGGGAGAAAACTACACCACGGTACTGTTAGTTCAATACTTAAAAAATAAATGTTTATACGCACTGGTGTATAAAAATTGATTATTGAGCCAGTGGTTATGCTTGTTCTCTATTATAGTGTTTAGGTAGGGCGTAATATAATAATATATTACCAAAATGTACACTCTGATAAAGCTAAAAAAATACAATCAAATAAATTATTAGAAAGCTCGTTGTGAATATGGTTTTTTGCTGTTAATAAAGCAGTTGTGTTCTCAATAATAAATTGAATATATGATTTGGCTTGTATGATATTTTTATAGCTGTTTGTTTTCTGCACATAGCCCAAATGAGGTGTATTTTGCGTTCGTTATTACTTACCTAGTGGTTGCTTGTTAAATCGCTGTGTATGGCTTATATTTACGTAGCCATATTCTAATTATGTAACATAAAACGTAACGTTATACCCTATAAAGAGTATATAGGATTAAATGTTACACTTTTGAGTGCAACTCATTGATTTGGAAGTGATTGCGATTATTAATGCGAATAGCGATGTGTGTTTATCGCTAATTCGCATTGATGATTGCACGTGATATGGCCGAAGGGCATACACGGCATAGCAATTAAGAAACGCAATTGTTAATGCGTATCTCGAGTGGGGTTGGTGTATACCCGCTAATGAGTATTGATGATTGCCCTTGGGATGTCTCGAATGACAAGCAACGCCTTCAGCTATCAATATAATCATCTAGTAATTGTGGTGCTATCCAACTCGCTTCGCATCGTTGTCTAGGGAATTCGCGTTACTCCCTCTGGTGCGTAACACAAATTCAGCTCTTTATACATGAAACGGGAATAGCAGTGAATTTGTATTTGGTCTGTTGTAACTAAGTACACATATACATATTGTCGTGATTAAAGTAATTACTGTTGCTACATGTAAATTTAAATTATTGGATTAATGGGTTGATTTTTTAAATTCCTATTAATAGGTATTAAATTCAATTTGATAAATTATGATTCATAATAAAGAACTACCATGACCAATATGCATGAGTGGTTGTGTACATGAGTAATTGCTAACCAAAGCGATGGAATATGGGAATGGCTTGTATAAACCACTGGTGCCAATTTAAAGCGTTTCGAAAGCACCCAGTAGGTAGGTATAGGTAAGCATCCTAAATGGCTTTAAAACGAGTCACAGGGAAGGAGGTGGATGTAATTCAGGCTCTATGCTGGGCGAGGTGTATGATGCACACAATGAACTGGCGTATGTAAGAACTAAGCTGACGTTCGTCAGGCAGACAACACAGCAGCTATGCATTCGAATTTTTCAGAGTTTCATAGCATACAATGACTATCGTATGGTGTAGCTATACGCCAGAATAATCATGCACCATCAAGTAATCTCCGACGTGCGGGATATTCCGCGTATTTTTAAAAAAATGGGGTACC
This Vreelandella neptunia DNA region includes the following protein-coding sequences:
- a CDS encoding helix-turn-helix domain-containing protein, encoding MATTGKQRYEAVQAVDSERRREGSWRKKGNRITQVKACKKVDISTHQYRKWKAIISKNVSKPLDEIYRLLEDKRYAPNKLTAQQEEIVIKYAEEFPDKSYREIAKNIEEEVGRKLHHGTVSSILKK